Proteins encoded within one genomic window of Spirulina major PCC 6313:
- a CDS encoding PEP-utilizing enzyme: protein MEWTYDGETLWILQTRPITTLAPIWTRKIAAEVIPGAIRPLTWSINQPLTCGVWGKLFEIGLGDRAAGLDFDATATLHFSHAYFNATLLGEIFRRMGLPPESLEFLTRGAPMTKPPILRTLKNLPGLWRLAQREWRLPQDFARDQQKWFIPTLQQVQTPATHLSPDELLARVDLILSTLQRATYYNILAPLSAAIRQGILPVSEAELDTQAMPEVASVRALMQLAEKSRNLLPMGQLNFDSCPSLFAYLADMPDGQPILDQFNLWLKQYGYLSEVATDIAVPRWSEQPRPMRELFTRCVFDDVQRSRLSQTPDPPESRSAFAKLVQHRLNLKGNVAELYNRLLAQLRWTLLALEKQWLQAGLLPEAGDLFFLTLAEIAEQVERDAGRLDPVLGDRLAFRKQAYTHHQALSHVPPVVYGQPSADRPPPPPSRPVGQTLKGIGVSPGVIEGRVQVVRSLQDSGTLAPDTVLIVPYTDAGWSPLLASAVGIVSEVGGRLSHGAILAREYQIPAVFDVAGVMQLHDGQWVRVDGQQGTIELIDEAE from the coding sequence ATGGAATGGACCTACGACGGTGAAACCCTCTGGATTTTACAAACGCGCCCGATTACCACCCTTGCCCCGATTTGGACGCGCAAAATTGCCGCTGAGGTGATTCCGGGGGCGATTCGGCCCCTGACTTGGTCGATTAACCAACCCCTCACCTGTGGCGTGTGGGGAAAATTATTTGAGATTGGCCTGGGCGATCGCGCCGCCGGGTTGGATTTTGATGCCACCGCCACCCTCCACTTCTCCCACGCCTATTTCAACGCCACCCTCCTCGGTGAAATCTTCCGGCGTATGGGTCTCCCCCCCGAAAGCCTCGAATTCCTGACGCGGGGCGCACCGATGACCAAACCCCCGATCCTCCGCACCCTCAAGAATTTACCGGGACTCTGGCGATTGGCGCAGCGGGAATGGCGACTGCCCCAAGACTTCGCCCGCGATCAGCAGAAATGGTTTATCCCCACCCTCCAGCAGGTGCAAACCCCCGCCACCCACCTATCCCCTGATGAACTGTTAGCGCGGGTGGATTTGATCCTGTCCACATTGCAGCGGGCCACCTACTACAATATTTTGGCTCCCTTGAGTGCGGCGATCCGTCAAGGGATCTTGCCGGTGAGTGAGGCGGAATTGGATACCCAAGCGATGCCGGAGGTGGCTTCGGTGCGGGCCTTGATGCAGTTAGCCGAAAAAAGTCGAAATTTACTGCCTATGGGCCAGTTGAATTTTGATAGTTGTCCGTCGTTGTTTGCCTATTTGGCGGATATGCCCGACGGTCAGCCGATTTTAGACCAGTTCAATCTGTGGCTCAAGCAGTATGGCTATCTGAGTGAGGTGGCGACGGATATTGCAGTGCCGCGTTGGTCGGAACAGCCGCGACCGATGCGCGAACTGTTTACCCGCTGTGTGTTTGATGATGTGCAGCGATCGCGCCTCTCCCAAACCCCAGACCCGCCTGAATCCCGTTCCGCCTTTGCCAAACTGGTGCAACACCGCCTCAACCTCAAAGGGAACGTGGCGGAACTCTATAACCGGCTGCTGGCACAGTTACGATGGACGTTGCTCGCCCTCGAAAAGCAGTGGCTCCAGGCGGGCCTGCTTCCGGAAGCTGGGGATCTGTTTTTTCTCACCCTGGCGGAAATTGCCGAGCAAGTGGAACGGGATGCCGGCCGCCTCGACCCGGTGCTGGGCGATCGCCTCGCCTTCCGAAAACAGGCCTATACCCACCATCAAGCCCTGTCCCATGTGCCCCCGGTGGTCTACGGCCAACCCAGCGCCGATCGCCCGCCGCCGCCCCCCTCTCGCCCGGTGGGGCAAACCCTGAAGGGCATCGGGGTTAGCCCTGGGGTGATTGAAGGTCGCGTCCAGGTGGTGCGATCGCTCCAAGACTCAGGCACCCTCGCGCCGGATACCGTTCTGATCGTGCCCTATACCGATGCGGGGTGGTCGCCCCTGCTGGCTAGCGCCGTGGGGATTGTGTCGGAAGTGGGGGGCCGTCTGTCCCACGGGGCAATCTTGGCGCGAGAATATCAGATTCCGGCCGTGTTTGATGTGGCGGGGGTCATGCAGCTTCACGATGGCCAATGGGTGCGGGTGGACGGGCAGCAGGGCACGATTGAACTGATTGACGAAGCGGAGTAG